A DNA window from Streptomyces canus contains the following coding sequences:
- a CDS encoding carbohydrate ABC transporter permease yields the protein MTATSLTPKRGPRLRVNRLVLYTVLVAITGLFLGPFGWLVISGLKTPAELAASPVHWLPDHVQWHNIADAFNLIDFLGYARNSLIIALIYATLVTLSSAWVGFGFARLEAPGKKTLFAILLGSMMLPQMITLLPTYLIFAKLGMVDTYWPWVLWGLSSAPYLVFLFRQFFAGLPRELEEAAIVDGCGYSAIFWRIFLPQSWPVLSASFVIAFTWTWGDYIAPQLLLSTDRTTLAVAVMSTYVTSAGTPVTNLQAAASVMYVVPILLIFLVAQRGFVAGMSTTGLK from the coding sequence GTGACCGCCACCAGCCTCACCCCGAAGCGCGGCCCGCGCCTGCGCGTCAACCGCCTCGTCCTGTACACGGTCCTCGTCGCGATCACCGGCCTGTTCCTCGGCCCCTTCGGCTGGCTGGTCATCTCCGGCCTCAAGACCCCGGCCGAGCTGGCGGCCTCGCCGGTGCACTGGCTGCCCGACCATGTGCAGTGGCACAACATCGCCGACGCCTTCAACCTCATCGACTTCCTCGGCTACGCCCGCAACTCCCTGATCATCGCGCTCATCTACGCCACCCTCGTGACGCTCAGCTCCGCCTGGGTCGGCTTCGGCTTCGCCCGCCTCGAAGCCCCCGGCAAGAAGACCCTGTTCGCCATCCTGCTCGGCTCGATGATGCTGCCCCAGATGATCACCCTGCTGCCGACCTACCTGATCTTCGCCAAGCTCGGCATGGTCGACACGTACTGGCCGTGGGTGCTGTGGGGCCTGTCCTCCGCCCCCTATCTGGTCTTCCTCTTCCGGCAGTTCTTCGCGGGGCTGCCCCGGGAACTGGAGGAGGCCGCGATCGTCGACGGCTGCGGCTACTCGGCCATCTTCTGGCGGATCTTCCTCCCGCAGTCCTGGCCGGTCCTCTCCGCGAGCTTCGTGATCGCCTTCACCTGGACCTGGGGCGACTACATCGCCCCGCAGCTCCTGCTGTCCACGGACCGCACCACCCTCGCGGTCGCCGTCATGTCCACCTACGTCACCTCGGCCGGCACCCCCGTCACCAACCTCCAGGCCGCGGCCTCGGTGATGTACGTCGTGCCGATCCTGCTGATCTTCCTCGTCGCCCAGCGCGGTTTCGTCGCCGGCATGTCGACGACCGGCCTCAAGTAG
- a CDS encoding glycosyl hydrolase family 28 protein: protein MNTPLSRRTALQAAGATVLAAGLTNLTATAARADDTAAVTPQLVTYPRPAAMPTNTSFRVRVRTAPDGEWQTLDIWRPQLGEINPTTGSSKTYNSSLAYFDFKGSVEVEVTYLKGGTTKVRVRPDSYGITPEVLGDTLRFTLDQPRNLVVQINDDIFDCLHLFARAIEKKKPAQDDPDVLYYGPGVHTTADGTLLVPSGKTVYLDGGAVLKATVIFRGVEHAGIAGRGVLAGTAGGGALVESSRNISIGAVTVLNPNGYAVQLGEATGVTIKGLGSFSSKGWGDGIDVFCSSNVVIDDVFMRNSDDCIAIYTHRWDYYGDTTDVTVRNSTLWADVAHPINVGTHGNTDNPEALKNLRFKNLDILDHREPQMNYQGCIALNPGDSNLIKNVRIEDVRIEDFRWGQVIYMKVMYNTKYNTSVGRGIENVYVKNLSYTGTNAKPSLFLGYDAHHAIKDVTFENLVINGLVVADSMKKPSWYYTTDTIQWFSNEHVTNLKFITTAEAEAAAAS from the coding sequence ATGAACACGCCGTTGTCCCGCCGTACGGCTCTCCAGGCGGCCGGCGCCACCGTGCTCGCCGCCGGCCTCACCAACCTGACGGCCACGGCGGCCCGGGCCGACGACACCGCCGCCGTCACGCCGCAGCTGGTCACCTACCCCCGCCCGGCCGCCATGCCGACCAACACCAGCTTCAGGGTGCGGGTCCGTACCGCCCCCGACGGCGAGTGGCAGACCCTCGACATCTGGCGGCCCCAGCTGGGCGAGATCAACCCCACCACCGGGTCGAGCAAGACCTACAACTCCTCGCTGGCGTACTTCGACTTCAAGGGCTCCGTCGAGGTCGAGGTGACCTACCTCAAGGGCGGCACCACCAAGGTCCGGGTGCGGCCGGACTCCTACGGCATCACGCCCGAGGTGCTCGGTGACACCCTGCGCTTCACGCTCGACCAGCCGCGCAACCTCGTCGTCCAGATCAACGACGACATCTTCGACTGTCTCCACCTGTTCGCCCGGGCCATCGAGAAGAAGAAGCCCGCGCAGGACGATCCGGACGTCCTCTACTACGGCCCCGGCGTCCACACCACCGCCGACGGCACCCTGCTCGTCCCGTCCGGCAAGACCGTGTACCTCGACGGCGGCGCCGTCCTCAAGGCGACCGTGATCTTCCGTGGCGTGGAGCACGCCGGGATCGCCGGCCGTGGCGTACTCGCCGGAACCGCGGGCGGCGGGGCCCTCGTGGAGAGTTCGCGGAACATCTCCATCGGCGCCGTCACCGTGCTCAACCCGAACGGCTACGCCGTCCAGCTGGGCGAGGCCACCGGCGTCACCATCAAGGGTCTCGGCTCCTTCAGCTCCAAGGGCTGGGGCGACGGCATCGACGTCTTCTGCTCCAGCAACGTCGTCATCGACGACGTCTTCATGCGCAATTCCGACGACTGCATCGCCATCTACACCCACCGCTGGGACTACTACGGCGACACCACCGACGTCACCGTCCGCAACTCCACGCTCTGGGCGGACGTCGCCCACCCCATCAACGTCGGCACCCACGGCAACACCGACAACCCCGAGGCACTGAAGAACCTGCGCTTCAAGAACCTCGACATCCTCGACCACCGCGAACCGCAGATGAACTACCAGGGCTGCATCGCCCTCAACCCCGGCGACTCCAACCTGATCAAGAACGTCCGCATCGAGGACGTACGGATCGAGGACTTCCGCTGGGGCCAGGTCATCTACATGAAGGTCATGTACAACACCAAGTACAACACCTCGGTCGGCCGCGGCATCGAGAACGTCTACGTCAAGAACCTCAGCTACACGGGCACGAACGCCAAGCCGTCGCTCTTCCTCGGCTACGACGCCCACCACGCCATCAAGGACGTCACCTTCGAGAACCTGGTGATCAACGGGCTCGTCGTCGCCGACTCGATGAAGAAGCCGAGCTGGTACTACACCACGGACACGATCCAGTGGTTCTCCAACGAGCACGTGACGAACCTCAAGTTCATCACCACCGCCGAGGCCGAGGCGGCCGCCGCGTCATGA
- a CDS encoding alginate lyase family protein: MSTVPLRTIALSRRGFLGGTGALLLVAGASGLLAPGAARAADQTSGSRAFTHPGLLHSADDLARMKAAVAARQSPVYDGYLAFAAHARSQSTYPIQNTGQITSWGRGPTNFQNQAVADSAAAYQNALMWAVTGNRANADKARDLLNAWSASLTMITGADGPLGAGLQAFKFVNAAELLRHTGYDGWAQTDIARCERSFLDVWYPAVSGYMLYANGNWDLTALQTILAIGVFCEEPTLFEDALRFAAAGAGNGSIAHRIVTDAGQGQEAGRDQGHEQLAVGLTGDIAQVAWNQGVDLWGYDDNRILANFEYAARYNLGGDVPFTPDLDRTGKYIKTTVSAISRGNLPPVYEMAYAHYAGVRGLDTPYTKAAVFRGTGGARVVEGSNDDLPSWGTFAYAGTTAPSQTAPAAPAGVTAAGDRTHVTVNWLPSTWATGYTVLRATRPEGPYEKLATGIGKPTYTDDRVRAGRTYHYTVSAINSQGHSADSAPVSATAGLPEPWSTQDIGDVRIPGSAVFDGERFVLEASGTADTHRLVHLPLRGDGSVTARIVWPLSSQYSKIGVSLRDSLDADAAHAAMVIHGLPLHTWSGVWTVRPARGADVSATGSTPVPPSQQTAITTSASFPISSLGALPESATPLEAPYVEGAGDGYRLRTPYWVRVTRKGRRCTGAISPDGIHWTEVGSTEVELGRTTYAGLLLTSCLGVDADYAETGTGAFDNVTVVSSSAGEVWSVPKPARTAGDLRATTGADAVELAWTDPDLSARYKVLRATDSDGPYVTLATGVGPVGSGTRIQYADATGTPGTAYHYAVAKTNTAGRGPLSDPSSAVMPTPSLSELTSATKAFANKGVPFRHVLRASHEPVRFTATGLPDGLRVDRRTGLIHGIPRETGEFTVTTTAGNAAGDGTGTLTLKIGTPPPAPWTYGDLGDVVLDDRAFGTLGVAAILTPGSTAHEDGTFVVRGAGVDLTVNNQGMTGQFVRRPITGDCEVTARLVSRTGATADRVGLLMAKSLSPFDQAAGVIVTGGTTAQLMLRKTVAGASAFSGSGAVRLPALLRLKRTGTVFTSSLSGDDGATWTDLASGEIPGFGDAPFHVGLVACSRSPLALVTSEFDEVSITPI; the protein is encoded by the coding sequence ATGAGCACCGTCCCCTTGAGAACCATCGCTCTGAGCCGCCGGGGCTTCCTCGGCGGCACGGGCGCCCTGCTGCTGGTGGCGGGCGCGAGCGGACTGCTCGCGCCCGGCGCCGCCCGGGCCGCCGACCAGACGTCCGGCAGCCGCGCGTTCACGCACCCGGGCCTGCTGCACAGCGCCGACGACCTCGCGCGTATGAAGGCCGCGGTCGCCGCCAGGCAGTCCCCGGTCTACGACGGCTACCTGGCGTTCGCCGCCCACGCCCGCTCCCAGTCGACGTACCCGATCCAGAACACCGGCCAGATCACCTCCTGGGGCCGCGGTCCCACCAACTTCCAGAACCAGGCCGTCGCCGACTCGGCCGCCGCCTACCAGAACGCTCTCATGTGGGCGGTCACGGGCAACCGCGCCAACGCCGACAAGGCCCGCGACCTCCTCAACGCCTGGTCGGCCTCCCTCACGATGATCACGGGCGCGGACGGCCCGCTCGGGGCCGGGCTCCAGGCCTTCAAGTTCGTCAACGCGGCCGAACTGCTCCGCCACACCGGCTACGACGGCTGGGCGCAGACGGACATCGCCCGCTGCGAGCGGTCCTTCCTGGACGTCTGGTATCCGGCCGTCTCCGGCTACATGCTCTACGCCAACGGCAACTGGGACCTGACGGCTCTTCAGACCATCCTGGCCATAGGCGTGTTCTGCGAGGAGCCCACTCTCTTCGAGGACGCCCTGCGCTTCGCCGCGGCCGGCGCCGGCAACGGCTCCATCGCCCACCGCATCGTCACCGACGCGGGCCAGGGCCAGGAAGCCGGCCGCGACCAGGGCCACGAACAGCTCGCGGTCGGCCTGACCGGGGACATCGCCCAGGTCGCCTGGAACCAGGGCGTCGACCTGTGGGGCTACGACGACAACCGGATCCTCGCCAACTTCGAGTACGCGGCCCGCTACAACCTCGGGGGCGACGTCCCCTTCACCCCCGACCTCGACCGCACCGGCAAGTACATCAAGACGACCGTCTCCGCGATCAGCCGCGGCAACCTCCCGCCGGTCTACGAGATGGCCTACGCCCACTACGCCGGTGTCCGCGGCCTCGACACCCCGTACACCAAGGCGGCCGTCTTCCGCGGCACCGGCGGCGCCCGGGTCGTCGAGGGCAGCAACGACGACCTGCCGAGCTGGGGGACCTTCGCCTACGCGGGAACCACGGCACCCTCGCAGACCGCACCGGCCGCACCCGCGGGGGTCACGGCGGCGGGCGACCGCACCCACGTCACCGTGAACTGGCTGCCGTCCACCTGGGCGACCGGATACACCGTCCTTCGCGCCACACGCCCCGAAGGGCCGTACGAGAAGCTCGCCACCGGCATCGGCAAGCCCACGTACACCGACGACCGGGTGCGCGCGGGACGGACGTACCACTACACCGTCAGTGCCATCAACTCCCAGGGCCACAGCGCTGATTCGGCGCCCGTCTCCGCCACCGCCGGTCTCCCCGAGCCCTGGTCGACCCAGGACATCGGGGACGTCAGGATTCCCGGTTCGGCCGTCTTCGACGGTGAGCGGTTCGTGCTCGAGGCGAGCGGCACCGCCGACACCCACCGGCTCGTCCATCTGCCGCTGCGCGGCGACGGTTCGGTCACCGCGCGGATCGTGTGGCCGCTGAGCTCGCAGTACTCCAAGATCGGCGTCAGTCTCCGGGACTCCCTCGACGCGGACGCGGCCCACGCGGCCATGGTGATCCATGGGCTGCCGCTGCACACCTGGAGCGGGGTGTGGACCGTACGGCCCGCCCGGGGGGCGGATGTCTCCGCCACCGGCAGCACACCGGTCCCGCCCTCGCAGCAGACGGCGATCACCACGAGCGCCTCCTTCCCGATCTCCAGCCTCGGTGCCCTGCCCGAGTCGGCGACCCCGCTGGAGGCCCCGTACGTCGAGGGCGCGGGCGACGGCTACCGGCTGCGCACGCCCTACTGGGTGCGGGTGACCCGCAAGGGCCGCCGCTGCACCGGGGCGATCTCCCCGGACGGCATCCACTGGACCGAAGTCGGTTCCACCGAGGTCGAGTTGGGCCGCACCACGTACGCCGGCCTGCTCCTCACCTCCTGCCTCGGCGTCGACGCGGACTACGCCGAGACCGGCACCGGTGCCTTCGACAACGTCACCGTGGTCTCCTCCTCCGCAGGCGAGGTCTGGTCCGTTCCCAAGCCGGCCCGCACGGCAGGGGACCTGAGGGCGACGACCGGCGCCGACGCCGTCGAACTGGCCTGGACGGACCCGGACCTCTCCGCCCGCTACAAGGTCCTGCGCGCCACGGACTCCGACGGCCCGTACGTCACCCTCGCGACCGGCGTCGGCCCGGTCGGGTCCGGCACCCGCATCCAGTACGCGGACGCCACCGGTACGCCGGGGACGGCGTACCACTACGCCGTCGCGAAGACGAACACGGCCGGACGCGGCCCGCTCTCGGATCCCTCCTCCGCGGTGATGCCGACCCCCTCCCTGTCCGAACTCACCTCCGCGACCAAGGCGTTCGCCAACAAGGGAGTTCCCTTCCGGCACGTTCTGCGGGCCTCCCACGAGCCCGTACGGTTCACCGCCACCGGTCTCCCCGACGGCCTTCGGGTCGACAGGCGCACCGGCCTGATCCACGGAATCCCGCGCGAGACCGGCGAGTTCACCGTCACCACCACCGCCGGAAACGCGGCCGGCGACGGCACCGGAACCCTCACCCTCAAAATCGGCACACCCCCGCCCGCCCCCTGGACGTACGGAGACCTCGGCGACGTGGTCCTCGACGACCGCGCCTTCGGGACGCTGGGCGTGGCCGCGATCCTCACCCCCGGCAGCACCGCCCACGAGGACGGGACCTTCGTGGTGCGGGGCGCGGGGGTGGATCTGACCGTCAACAACCAGGGAATGACAGGGCAGTTCGTACGGCGGCCGATCACCGGTGACTGCGAGGTCACCGCCCGGCTGGTCTCCCGCACCGGAGCCACCGCCGACCGCGTCGGGCTGCTGATGGCGAAGTCGCTGTCACCGTTCGACCAGGCCGCCGGAGTGATCGTCACCGGCGGCACCACCGCTCAGCTGATGCTGCGCAAAACCGTCGCCGGCGCCTCCGCCTTCTCCGGCAGCGGCGCCGTCCGACTCCCCGCACTGCTGCGGCTGAAGCGCACCGGGACCGTCTTCACCTCATCCCTCTCCGGCGACGACGGCGCCACCTGGACCGACCTCGCCTCCGGTGAGATCCCCGGCTTCGGCGACGCCCCCTTCCACGTCGGCCTGGTGGCCTGCTCCCGCAGTCCGCTGGCCCTCGTCACCTCCGAGTTCGACGAGGTGAGCATCACTCCCATCTGA
- a CDS encoding alginate lyase family protein: MSRTSPHQHLPHTELSRRGLLRTAGGLGAALALGGSALATSMATTADAAPSTWTHPGMLHNAGDINRAKVRVAAGTDPWLSGWNRLVANSHSQSTWTNRATATIIRGGTGENYSLLFNDIAAAYQNALRWQVGGTEANAVCAANILNAWSRTLTSVTGNADRFLAAGIYGWQFANACELMRGYSGFDLAAAQDMLAKVFYPLNNSFLTNHNDACITNYWANWDLCNMASVLAIGILNEDSAKYDQAVTYFKSGAGNGSIAHAVPYLYTDSAGYALGQWQESGRDQGHTVMGMGQMGAICEMAWNQGDDLYSYDSRRFMKAAQYVAKYNLGQDVPFTTYNWGTGQNCAASSQTVISSASRGQIRPVWAMLHFHYNRRLGLDDKYVSQMYYDLVAPEGGGGDYGTTSGGFDQLGFGTLMYAK, translated from the coding sequence ATGAGCCGCACTTCCCCCCACCAGCACCTCCCGCACACCGAGTTGAGCCGCCGCGGTCTGTTGAGGACCGCGGGCGGTCTCGGCGCCGCCCTCGCCCTGGGTGGCAGCGCCCTCGCCACGAGCATGGCCACCACGGCCGACGCGGCGCCCTCGACCTGGACCCACCCCGGCATGCTGCACAACGCCGGAGACATCAACCGGGCCAAGGTCAGGGTCGCCGCGGGCACCGATCCCTGGCTGTCCGGCTGGAACAGGCTGGTCGCCAACTCCCACTCCCAGTCCACCTGGACCAACCGGGCCACGGCGACCATCATCCGCGGCGGCACCGGCGAGAACTACTCCCTGCTCTTCAACGACATCGCGGCCGCCTACCAGAACGCGCTGCGCTGGCAGGTCGGCGGCACCGAGGCCAACGCCGTCTGCGCCGCGAACATCCTCAACGCCTGGTCGCGGACGCTCACTTCGGTCACCGGAAACGCGGACCGGTTCCTCGCGGCCGGCATCTACGGCTGGCAGTTCGCCAACGCCTGCGAACTCATGCGCGGCTACAGCGGCTTCGACCTCGCCGCCGCCCAGGACATGCTCGCCAAGGTCTTCTACCCGCTCAACAACAGCTTCCTGACCAACCACAACGACGCCTGCATCACCAACTACTGGGCCAACTGGGACCTGTGCAACATGGCCTCCGTCCTGGCCATCGGGATCCTCAACGAGGACAGCGCCAAGTACGACCAGGCCGTCACCTACTTCAAGTCGGGCGCGGGCAACGGCTCGATCGCCCACGCGGTGCCGTACCTGTACACCGACTCCGCCGGTTACGCGCTGGGCCAGTGGCAGGAGTCCGGCCGCGACCAGGGGCACACCGTCATGGGCATGGGCCAGATGGGCGCCATCTGCGAGATGGCCTGGAACCAGGGCGACGACCTCTACTCGTACGACAGCCGCCGCTTCATGAAGGCCGCCCAGTACGTCGCGAAGTACAACCTCGGGCAGGACGTCCCCTTCACCACCTACAACTGGGGCACCGGGCAGAACTGCGCCGCCTCGTCCCAGACCGTGATCTCCTCCGCCTCCCGGGGCCAGATCCGCCCGGTCTGGGCGATGCTCCACTTCCACTACAACCGGCGCCTGGGCCTCGACGACAAGTACGTCTCCCAGATGTACTACGACCTCGTCGCCCCCGAGGGGGGAGGCGGCGACTACGGCACCACCAGCGGCGGCTTCGACCAGCTGGGCTTCGGCACCCTGATGTACGCCAAGTAG
- a CDS encoding carboxylesterase/lipase family protein has product MTAVRTDPVVSTPYGAVRGRYEHGTAVFRGIPYAAPPFGPRRFRPPVPPEPWAGVREAADFGPTAPKPPYSDAFAQYLSDPFVPGDDCLNLNVWTPEPGPGARLPVLVWLHGGALTRGSSAVPVYDGHAFARDGVVFVSVNYRLGVEGYGLFPDAPANPGLRDQLAALRWVHESIRAFGGDPGRITVAGQSAGAISTGALLAAPQAQGLFRRAVLQSGPPEASDRDKVRRMVRRMATRLKIPATAAAFAEVDRDLLLRTQAEVGRLSSPVLGGPAFGIVVDGDLVPRDPLEALVEGSVARGVELMLGWTSDEYRLWLVPGGLLERVDRLGPVALAGAMARCHCGSEVVRGYRALHPDAGTAEIVGQMVTDHLLRIPLHRLAEARPGSSYVYEFAWPSHRPDLGACHALELGFVFDTGAAPESAKLAGEGAPTELADAMHSAWVRFAADGDPGWRPWDATHPVQIFGKGDPYVASGPRDHDFAVWTTDTTTPETAPVTEPAEGWPARTAELRSVVRRLRRTGLARRH; this is encoded by the coding sequence ATGACAGCAGTCCGGACAGACCCCGTGGTCAGCACGCCGTACGGGGCCGTACGGGGCCGGTACGAGCACGGGACCGCGGTCTTTCGGGGCATCCCCTACGCGGCCCCGCCCTTCGGCCCCCGCCGCTTCCGGCCGCCGGTGCCGCCCGAGCCCTGGGCGGGTGTGCGCGAGGCGGCCGACTTCGGGCCGACGGCGCCGAAACCGCCGTACTCCGACGCCTTCGCGCAGTACCTGTCCGACCCGTTCGTGCCCGGCGACGACTGCCTCAACCTCAACGTGTGGACGCCGGAGCCCGGCCCGGGGGCCCGGCTCCCGGTCCTGGTGTGGCTGCACGGCGGAGCCCTGACCAGGGGATCTTCCGCGGTGCCCGTGTACGACGGGCACGCCTTCGCCCGGGACGGCGTCGTGTTCGTCTCGGTCAACTACCGGCTCGGTGTGGAGGGCTACGGCCTCTTCCCGGACGCGCCCGCCAACCCCGGCCTGCGCGACCAGCTCGCCGCCCTGCGATGGGTGCACGAGTCGATCCGGGCCTTCGGCGGCGACCCCGGCCGTATCACCGTGGCGGGGCAGTCGGCCGGTGCGATCAGCACCGGCGCCCTGCTGGCCGCCCCGCAGGCCCAGGGCCTGTTCCGGCGCGCGGTGCTGCAGAGCGGACCGCCCGAGGCGAGCGACCGCGACAAGGTGCGGCGGATGGTGCGCCGGATGGCCACCCGGCTGAAGATCCCCGCCACCGCCGCGGCCTTCGCCGAGGTCGACCGCGATCTGCTGCTGCGCACCCAGGCCGAGGTGGGCCGCCTCAGCAGCCCGGTCCTGGGCGGGCCCGCCTTCGGGATCGTGGTCGACGGCGACCTCGTGCCGCGTGATCCGCTGGAGGCGCTGGTCGAGGGCTCGGTGGCCCGCGGGGTCGAGCTGATGCTGGGCTGGACCAGCGACGAGTACCGCCTCTGGCTCGTCCCCGGCGGCCTCCTGGAGCGCGTCGACCGGCTCGGCCCGGTGGCCCTGGCCGGTGCCATGGCCCGCTGCCACTGCGGCTCCGAGGTGGTCCGCGGCTACCGCGCGCTGCATCCCGACGCCGGTACCGCCGAGATCGTCGGCCAGATGGTCACCGACCACCTGCTGCGCATCCCCCTGCACCGCCTCGCCGAGGCCCGCCCGGGGTCGTCGTACGTCTACGAGTTCGCCTGGCCCTCCCACCGCCCGGACCTCGGCGCCTGCCACGCCCTGGAACTGGGCTTCGTCTTCGACACCGGCGCCGCTCCCGAGTCCGCCAAGCTCGCCGGCGAGGGCGCCCCGACCGAGCTCGCCGACGCCATGCACAGTGCGTGGGTGCGCTTCGCCGCCGACGGGGACCCCGGCTGGCGGCCCTGGGACGCCACCCACCCCGTCCAGATCTTCGGCAAGGGCGATCCGTACGTGGCGTCCGGCCCTCGGGACCACGATTTCGCGGTGTGGACGACGGACACGACCACGCCGGAGACGGCCCCCGTGACGGAACCGGCAGAGGGCTGGCCGGCGCGGACCGCGGAGCTCAGGTCGGTCGTACGGCGGCTGCGACGCACCGGACTGGCGCGGCGGCACTGA
- a CDS encoding LacI family DNA-binding transcriptional regulator codes for MTRKSEDASRSTIRDVAARAGVSASTVSRVLGGVYPVSAATRTRVMRAVREMDYVADARAKAIAGVGTPTLAFVLEDITGPSFALMAHGVEREANRLGHLCLVCSTEGDVEHELEFVEMMRAQRAAAVILVGGAADTVEYRERTRRMADSLASAGSRLVLCGRPPLGPGAPVTVIEYDNEGGAYALVSHVLSRGHRRVLFLGGKADHTTAQGRERGYLAAHRARGMDPDPALVLNGDFTRDSGHRLMRRALKEGLEFTAVVAATDMVAAGALTALHEAGLDVPGDVSLAGYDDIPFARDLHPALTTVHVPYEELGRLAVRTALGRTAEDPAEHLLLGTHVVVRDSVTATGT; via the coding sequence ATGACCAGGAAGAGCGAGGACGCCAGCCGGAGCACGATCCGGGATGTCGCCGCGCGGGCCGGGGTGTCCGCGTCGACCGTGTCACGGGTGCTCGGCGGGGTGTATCCGGTGAGCGCGGCGACACGCACGCGCGTGATGCGGGCGGTGCGCGAGATGGACTACGTCGCCGACGCGCGAGCGAAGGCGATCGCGGGCGTCGGCACGCCCACGCTGGCGTTCGTGCTCGAGGACATCACCGGCCCGTCGTTCGCCCTGATGGCACACGGCGTGGAACGCGAGGCGAACCGGCTCGGCCATCTGTGTCTGGTGTGCAGCACGGAGGGCGATGTCGAGCACGAACTGGAGTTCGTGGAGATGATGCGGGCCCAGCGCGCCGCCGCCGTGATCCTGGTGGGCGGCGCCGCCGACACCGTCGAGTACCGCGAGCGCACCCGCCGTATGGCCGACTCCCTGGCGTCGGCGGGCTCCCGGCTCGTGCTGTGCGGTCGGCCGCCGCTGGGCCCCGGGGCGCCGGTCACGGTCATCGAGTACGACAACGAGGGCGGCGCCTACGCGCTCGTCTCCCACGTCCTGTCCCGGGGCCACCGGAGGGTCCTGTTCCTCGGCGGCAAGGCGGACCACACCACCGCGCAGGGCCGTGAGCGCGGGTATCTCGCCGCCCACCGCGCGCGCGGCATGGATCCCGACCCCGCGCTGGTCCTGAACGGCGACTTCACCCGCGACTCCGGTCACCGTCTGATGCGCCGGGCCCTGAAGGAGGGCCTGGAGTTCACGGCCGTGGTCGCCGCGACGGACATGGTCGCCGCGGGCGCCCTGACCGCCCTCCACGAGGCCGGCCTCGACGTCCCCGGTGACGTCTCCCTGGCCGGCTACGACGACATCCCCTTCGCCCGCGACCTCCACCCGGCGCTCACCACCGTCCACGTCCCCTACGAGGAACTGGGCCGCCTCGCCGTACGCACCGCGCTCGGCCGTACGGCGGAGGATCCGGCCGAGCACCTCCTGCTGGGCACCCACGTGGTGGTCCGGGACTCGGTCACGGCGACCGGCACCTGA
- the mmuM gene encoding homocysteine S-methyltransferase encodes MTSDTPEVPDALSRPLADTLAAGPVVLDGGMSNQLESAGHDLSDELWSARLLAERPEAITEAHLAYYEAGADVAITSSYQATFEGFAKRGIARERAAELLALSVGLAREATRQAWAKGVRRPLYVAASVGPYGAMLADGSEYRGRYGLSVTELEAFHRPRLEVLAAAGPDVLALETIPDSDEAQALLRAIRGLGVPAWLSYSVAGDRTRAGQPLEEAFALAADVDEVIAVGVNCCVPKDVDHAIETAARVTGKPVVVYPNSGESWNAEARRWEGRSSFTSEEVTRWRKSGARLIGGCCRVGPEAISGISGAVR; translated from the coding sequence ATGACCAGCGACACCCCGGAAGTCCCCGACGCCCTCTCCCGCCCCCTCGCCGACACCCTCGCGGCGGGCCCTGTCGTCCTCGACGGCGGGATGTCCAACCAGCTGGAGTCCGCCGGGCACGATCTGAGCGACGAGCTGTGGTCGGCGCGGCTGCTCGCGGAGCGGCCCGAGGCGATCACCGAGGCGCATCTCGCCTACTACGAGGCGGGCGCGGACGTGGCGATCACGTCCAGCTACCAGGCCACCTTCGAGGGGTTCGCCAAGCGCGGGATCGCGCGCGAGCGGGCGGCGGAACTGCTTGCCCTGAGCGTCGGGCTGGCGCGCGAGGCGACGCGGCAGGCGTGGGCGAAGGGGGTCCGGCGGCCGCTGTACGTGGCGGCCTCGGTCGGGCCGTACGGCGCGATGCTCGCGGACGGTTCGGAGTACCGGGGCCGGTACGGCCTGAGCGTGACCGAGCTGGAGGCCTTCCACCGGCCCCGGCTCGAGGTGCTCGCGGCGGCCGGGCCCGACGTCCTGGCCCTGGAGACGATCCCCGACAGCGACGAGGCGCAGGCGCTGCTGCGCGCCATCCGTGGTCTCGGTGTCCCGGCCTGGCTCTCCTACTCCGTCGCCGGCGACCGCACCCGGGCCGGCCAGCCCCTGGAGGAGGCGTTCGCCCTGGCCGCCGACGTGGACGAGGTCATCGCGGTCGGCGTCAACTGCTGTGTCCCCAAGGACGTGGACCACGCGATCGAGACGGCCGCGCGGGTCACCGGCAAGCCGGTCGTGGTCTACCCCAACAGCGGCGAGTCCTGGAACGCGGAGGCGCGCCGCTGGGAGGGACGGTCCTCGTTCACGTCGGAGGAGGTCACGAGGTGGCGGAAGTCGGGGGCGCGGCTGATCGGGGGGTGCTGCCGGGTAGGGCCTGAGGCGATCTCCGGGATCTCGGGGGCGGTGCGTTAG